From the Anguilla rostrata isolate EN2019 chromosome 5, ASM1855537v3, whole genome shotgun sequence genome, the window TTTTCCAGTAAGGTGAGTTATCTCTGCAAGTTAGTTTCAATATTCTGAACTGGGGCGTGGATTTAGTTTGAACTGATTTCCTCTGCCGACATGTACATCAGCAGAAATAGCTTCAGATTCTGTTTCTCAGGCAGTCGCCTTCCTGCAAGGCTCCAACTGTGCATCCAATGGCAATTAGCAAGGGACTGGATAAGATAATTAGTCATCTTTGCAGGATCTGTCTGCCCAGATCACGTATGCAGCATCTCATGAAAGACTACACACAAGATAATAACATGTCATTATTGTGTGGTTGTTGTATCTGTCTGAGCCTGTGTACAGTAGCACAAGACAGCATTTGATTAATAAACCTGACTTGGCATAAATTAGCAATATAACAGCATCAGCCAGAACACAAACTGATGTCTGGAGTTCTAATTATTTCACTGGGGAATGGAGAAATGCGGAGTTTTGTGACATAATAAATGTCCTACTAAGACAATCCATTTGAGTTACAGTTTAATGGACCTCCACACAGGACCAATTGAGAAAGCAATATGCAGTAACAGCCAGCATGCCTGTGTCATTACCTCCTTGGATTTCCTGTGTCTATCCTTGCTGTCATGTTCTTTTTCCTTCCCTTCTTCCCCAGGGTGTTTGGAATAAGTGACAGCCCTCCAGTCCCTGGGAGAGTTGGAAATGCTGGCGATTTTCGACTCCGTAGCGCTGTTCTCTTCAGTCAGGGATCGAGACGACCGTCTGGTGAATAAACTCTTTTTCAGGGCTTTGACCCGCAGGCTCTCGCTGTTGCTTCCGCTGGCGTCCGAGCAGCACCACTCCGGGCTGTTATCCACTTTGGCAGGGTGCCCAGTGGTGTGGCACTGGAAGACGCGGGGTGAGATGCTGCTGTCCGACCGAgcctcctccgcctccaccGCCTCACTCTGTCTGCCATTGGCCTCTGGTTCCTGGATCTTCTCATCAAGCTTGTTCAGCTTGGAGAGGACCTGGGAGATTTCAACACGCACCCCAGAGAGGGACTCGAGCTTCTTTTCAATCTCCCCAATCCGGAGGACTAGCTTACACATGCTGCTCTTGAGTTCATCGTCTGTGTTCTCTAAGGAGTGAAACAGTCTATCCAGTCGGTTGCTGGATTTGCCCAGTTTGATTGTGTTGTGCTCTGGTGAGCTGTCTCCATCAGACTTTGTCacatgagagagagacccaTTGCTGTTGTAGCAGGAGGACTGAATGACAGTGGAATCGCACACGCTCATGTCATCCAAGAAGCGAAAGATATCGCTAATGTCATCACTGACAATCTCAGAGTCCTCATCTGAATGCTTAAAGTTGTGCCTCTCACCATATTTACTGTGACCGTTATAATCTTTTACCTTTTTGGGATCAGATTTGTCAGTTTGCGTCCCCACACTGAATGAGGTGTCTATGCTTCCAACATGGAAAGACGAGCAGTTAACACTTTTTTCTTTGAACCTCTTGATGCCTTCTCGCTTATCCATGACTGGTCCACCTACCATAGAGCCTGTATCTTTTGTTTTGggcacatttgttttaatggcaAACGCTGGAGAGGAGATAGATGGCTTCTCTTTGGCACACTGATAATGTGGCTCACTGTCCATGTTGCTGACATTGTGACGGTGATTGTCTTTGGTCTGCTTTCCATTTAGGAAGGACCTCTCAAACTCAGGCCCCTCTTCAGTGTTTAAGCTCAAGCTTTTGACGGGCCAGGCTGACTGCCTGCCCTGCCTACCTGAAGTTCTTTTGGTGTTCACACACTCCGTTACTGTCGTCGGGCCAAAATACGTGGATGCTTGCAGGTCATCCAGGCTTTCGTGCTTTGCCCGTCTTTTTTCCTGAATGGGCGAGTTGATTGGCTCAAAGTATGGGTTGCTGTATGGCAGCTCAAAACTGTGGTTGAAGAAGGTTGCGGGCTTGTGTGTCTCCTTACGGGAGTATCCTCCGCTCACTTTAACACTGGGTTTGGAGTCTGTGGTGATCACATGGGGAGCAAAAGCTACCAGGTTGTGAAAATcctctttgaaaatatttctcttCTGCACACAGGAGTGCACAGTAAACGGTTCAGAATTAGAGATGAACGTCTCTTTTATCCCGGAATTTATATGCAAAGAGTCCTGATCCGTGGTCGACTCGCTGTCTATATCCATGGGAAAGTAGGTGCTCTGCATTTCGCAGGGAGTAGGGCTGCCACTGGAGTACTGCGGGAGATGCTGGAGCTTGTCAAGTGAGGCTGCCCTGCATTTGATCTCCTTGTTGATTCCCAGGAGGAAATTAGGGTCAGAGGTTGGAATGAACTGCTGACAGCTGTTGCAGTCAGATTTAGGGCAGGGAGCAGCATGTGATGTGGGATGGCCTCTTGTGTCCAAGAAATCATAGGGCCTATCACAGTCGGGATACTTATACACGTCAGTGTCAGATCGACAGGACTCAAAAGATTGATTCTTATGAAATTTTGGTCTGTATCCCATTGGGAGCTTTTCTTTGGCTATCCCCCCATTCATCTGGATTAGATTGAACATGGTCACTATATCCGCAGCCACCATAAGTTTTTTTGACTGCTGGTCCTCCATAGAACACCTCATCTTGTCTTTGAACAAGGTGGCAGGAAAGCTGGGGTCCAGGCAGGCAGTGTAGAAGAGCAGACTCCGTAGTTTGGCGAGGTGGACCAAATCAAATCTTGCACACAGAGACCTGCACAGGTCTTGGTAGGAAACACTACTGTACTTTGTGTCCAGTTCTTCCAAAATCCTCACAAGAAAGAGGGAGTATTCAGGCATAGGATCCATTGCTGGTCTTAACtctgattctttttttataaacagaaaGCAGCCACCCTGCAGAAAAAAGAGGTTGGATTAGTGCATGGTTGCTCAGGATATGCTGCTACCATTCTCAAACGACAACAGCCATGTACCCCCGTACTATTTCTACTACTGTTACTCAAACTCTAGTACCATTGCTCACCCCAAAgagtaagaaaaaaacaaaatgattgaaaagtatttttttacatattgctACTTGAAATCAGAAGGCTAGACTTCATATCTCTAACTATCTCTGATGGAAACGTGTTTTAGTTTGTGCTTGCGCTGTTAAACATACCAAACGTTAGGTAACGAGCACGCGTATCAGGTTCAAAATGAAGACAcctacagcacattttaaatatgtcattttcTGAGGGGAATGTAGAAAATGACTTATTTtctacatcccccccccccccccccccccacaaacacacacacacacattttcagctttctcACGTTGCGTTTATAATAATGTAAATTGTAAAACGCAAATTATATGTAGCCTACTACCagaaatacttttctacacaaatcaaattcacattttgtgGTGCCAATTTAAAAACAGTAGTAGTTTCCTACCCAAAGGCTTTATATGCGCTTATGCAACTCAAATACCACAATGGAGGAAAATACAAGCATAACAACATACCTTATGCACTGTCCCATTTCCCAACGCCCGTCTTACGGCTGAAA encodes:
- the minar1 gene encoding major intrinsically disordered Notch2-binding receptor 1, whose product is MDPMPEYSLFLVRILEELDTKYSSVSYQDLCRSLCARFDLVHLAKLRSLLFYTACLDPSFPATLFKDKMRCSMEDQQSKKLMVAADIVTMFNLIQMNGGIAKEKLPMGYRPKFHKNQSFESCRSDTDVYKYPDCDRPYDFLDTRGHPTSHAAPCPKSDCNSCQQFIPTSDPNFLLGINKEIKCRAASLDKLQHLPQYSSGSPTPCEMQSTYFPMDIDSESTTDQDSLHINSGIKETFISNSEPFTVHSCVQKRNIFKEDFHNLVAFAPHVITTDSKPSVKVSGGYSRKETHKPATFFNHSFELPYSNPYFEPINSPIQEKRRAKHESLDDLQASTYFGPTTVTECVNTKRTSGRQGRQSAWPVKSLSLNTEEGPEFERSFLNGKQTKDNHRHNVSNMDSEPHYQCAKEKPSISSPAFAIKTNVPKTKDTGSMVGGPVMDKREGIKRFKEKSVNCSSFHVGSIDTSFSVGTQTDKSDPKKVKDYNGHSKYGERHNFKHSDEDSEIVSDDISDIFRFLDDMSVCDSTVIQSSCYNSNGSLSHVTKSDGDSSPEHNTIKLGKSSNRLDRLFHSLENTDDELKSSMCKLVLRIGEIEKKLESLSGVRVEISQVLSKLNKLDEKIQEPEANGRQSEAVEAEEARSDSSISPRVFQCHTTGHPAKVDNSPEWCCSDASGSNSESLRVKALKKSLFTRRSSRSLTEENSATESKIASISNSPRDWRAVTYSKHPGEEGKEKEHDSKDRHRKSKETDRQYEIPQAHRPSKPPKDSYLIEQVFSPHPFSPAVKAHMKGSPLYTDMRLTELSEGKRGQPSWTIEEYKRNSGDKSKLAALDLQTQESLNPNNLEYWMEDIYTPGYDSLLKRKEAEFRRAKACKIGALIAAAACTVILVIVVPICTMKS